A single window of Halobacillus naozhouensis DNA harbors:
- a CDS encoding stage V sporulation protein D: MRRVSQVVVRKRLVTVFLVGLLIFTTIAGRLGYVQFVLSDFLIAKAEESWGRDITFEPERGRILGTNGKVLVGNQSAPTVMVVPRQIKKPEETAQKLAKILDMSVEKAYEHVTNQVSIERINPEGRKISEDQAEAIQSLNIPGVYIAEDSKRYYPHGAFLSHVLGFSGIDNQGLLGLEAYYDEKLSGEKGALSFFSDAKGKRMPDIADVYKPPVDGKDLRLTIDYKVQSIIERELDLAVEKYNPDGALAIAVDPDTGKVMAMSSRPNFHPGNYQNVDPSVYNRNLPVWSTYEPGSTFKIITLAAALEEDVVDLHDDHYHDDGSIKVDGTTLHCWKRGGHGEQSYLDVVQNSCNPGFVTLGQKLGKESLFEYINRFGFGQKTGIDLQGEGKGILFKPERVGPVELATTAFGQGVSVTPIQQVMAVAAAVNGGYYYEPYVQEAWLDPVSGEVLQKNEPEMKRRVISGETSEQVRKALESVVAKGTGRGAYVEGYRVGGKTGTAQKVGEDGQYMSNNHIVSFIGFAPADDPELVVYLAIDNPKNTVQFGGVVAAPIVGNIMEDSLRSLGVKPRKDGLEKEYAWPEEPLVEVPDVTGMEKDELTQFLTTLKIKTSGKGSEVVTQAPEAGVKVPSGSTIRVYLGEE; this comes from the coding sequence ATGAGGAGAGTATCACAAGTAGTCGTCAGAAAACGTTTAGTCACTGTTTTTTTAGTGGGATTACTTATTTTTACAACGATTGCCGGTCGGTTAGGGTATGTTCAATTCGTGCTAAGCGACTTTCTAATCGCTAAGGCCGAGGAATCGTGGGGTCGGGATATTACTTTTGAGCCCGAGCGGGGGAGAATTTTAGGCACGAATGGGAAGGTACTCGTCGGTAACCAATCAGCGCCCACTGTTATGGTCGTACCCAGACAAATTAAAAAACCAGAAGAAACGGCACAAAAACTGGCCAAGATTCTCGATATGAGCGTAGAGAAGGCCTATGAACATGTCACTAACCAAGTATCGATTGAGAGAATCAATCCGGAAGGCCGGAAAATATCTGAAGATCAAGCGGAAGCCATCCAGTCTCTAAACATCCCTGGTGTATATATAGCTGAAGATTCCAAGCGCTATTATCCACATGGTGCTTTTCTTTCGCATGTACTAGGGTTCAGCGGAATTGATAATCAGGGGCTGCTTGGACTGGAAGCCTATTATGATGAGAAACTTAGCGGTGAGAAAGGCGCTCTTTCCTTCTTTTCTGATGCAAAAGGGAAGCGAATGCCTGACATTGCTGATGTGTACAAACCCCCTGTTGATGGGAAGGACCTACGTTTGACCATTGACTATAAGGTGCAGTCGATCATTGAGCGTGAGTTGGATTTAGCTGTTGAGAAGTACAACCCTGACGGTGCCCTGGCTATTGCTGTTGACCCGGACACTGGAAAAGTAATGGCAATGTCATCGCGGCCTAATTTCCATCCAGGCAATTATCAAAATGTTGATCCATCCGTTTACAACCGAAATTTACCGGTCTGGAGTACGTACGAGCCGGGGTCTACTTTCAAGATCATCACACTCGCAGCTGCCCTTGAGGAAGATGTAGTTGATTTACATGACGACCATTACCATGATGACGGGTCTATTAAAGTTGATGGCACTACCCTTCATTGCTGGAAGCGGGGCGGGCATGGCGAACAATCGTATCTTGATGTCGTGCAAAATTCATGTAACCCGGGGTTTGTCACCTTAGGGCAGAAACTAGGCAAAGAAAGCTTATTTGAATACATTAATCGGTTTGGCTTTGGTCAGAAAACAGGGATTGATTTACAAGGTGAAGGAAAAGGGATATTATTCAAACCAGAACGAGTCGGACCTGTTGAATTGGCAACAACCGCTTTCGGTCAAGGTGTTTCTGTTACCCCGATTCAGCAAGTAATGGCTGTAGCGGCCGCCGTAAACGGGGGGTACTATTACGAACCTTATGTGCAGGAAGCGTGGCTCGACCCTGTCAGCGGAGAAGTATTGCAAAAAAATGAACCGGAAATGAAGAGACGTGTCATATCTGGAGAAACGTCGGAGCAAGTACGAAAAGCGCTTGAAAGTGTTGTGGCAAAAGGAACAGGTCGTGGCGCGTATGTAGAGGGCTATCGAGTAGGCGGGAAAACCGGTACCGCCCAGAAAGTGGGAGAGGATGGCCAGTATATGAGCAACAATCATATTGTCTCCTTTATTGGCTTTGCACCTGCTGATGACCCTGAACTCGTCGTTTATCTTGCCATTGATAATCCGAAAAATACAGTGCAGTTTGGGGGCGTAGTTGCGGCTCCGATTGTAGGAAATATCATGGAGGACAGTTTGCGTTCCCTGGGTGTTAAACCAAGAAAAGATGGTTTGGAGAAAGAGTATGCCTGGCCGGAAGAACCACTCGTTGAAGTTCCAGACGTGACTGGCATGGAAAAAGATGAACTGACTCAATTTTTAACAACCCTGAAAATTAAAACTAGTGGGAAAGGTTCAGAAGTTGTTACGCAAGCGCCAGAAGCAGGGGTGAAAGTTCCGAGTGGATCCACTATACGCGTCTACTTGGGCGAGGAATAA
- a CDS encoding UDP-N-acetylmuramoyl-L-alanyl-D-glutamate--2,6-diaminopimelate ligase, with the protein MKMKELLEVVPFYKTNQSIDTITITGVTMDSRTVSPGDLFVCIRGAETDGHAYVTSAIDQGAAAIVAEEDLNIEFPVVTVNDTTKVLAMLAAAYYNYPTEGVYTIGVTGTNGKTTITYLLDEIFRLEQQTTATIGTIQMNIAGDVYPVKNTTPDALSLQSSFRKMVDRGVETAIMEVSSHALDQGRVYGCDFDIAIFTNLSQDHLDYHEDMDDYLRAKSLLFAQLGNGYNVEREKFAVINIDSPVAPKLIRSTAKPTLTYGIHEQADIMAANIHLHEKGTSFTLQTPKGTVEITSPLMGMFSVYNMLAAAGAALAAGISLQTIKQSFAETEGVRGRFEPVLAGQEFGVVVDYAHTPDSLENVLKTMKEFCSGQIRVVVGCGGDRDRTKRSLMADVAMKYGDHIIFTSDNPRTEEPERILSDMTAHLNGNFEVEEDRKQAIEQAITSSSEGDMVLIAGKGHETYQEVNGVRYDFDDREVARDILLKVKGSHS; encoded by the coding sequence ATGAAGATGAAAGAATTATTAGAAGTTGTTCCATTTTATAAAACCAACCAATCAATTGATACTATTACAATAACCGGTGTCACGATGGATTCAAGAACCGTTTCCCCTGGCGACTTGTTCGTATGTATTCGCGGAGCTGAAACGGATGGTCATGCCTACGTCACATCTGCGATTGATCAAGGAGCAGCGGCGATTGTAGCGGAAGAAGACTTGAATATTGAATTTCCCGTCGTCACTGTAAACGACACGACCAAGGTACTGGCCATGCTGGCAGCAGCCTATTACAACTATCCGACCGAGGGTGTCTACACAATTGGCGTGACAGGTACGAATGGTAAAACGACGATTACGTACTTACTTGATGAAATCTTTCGACTAGAACAGCAAACGACAGCAACTATAGGAACGATCCAAATGAATATAGCGGGGGATGTGTATCCTGTGAAAAACACAACCCCTGACGCTCTCTCATTACAGAGCAGTTTTCGTAAAATGGTTGACCGCGGTGTGGAAACAGCGATTATGGAGGTTTCCTCCCATGCCCTGGATCAGGGGCGCGTCTATGGCTGTGACTTTGATATTGCTATTTTTACAAATTTGAGTCAGGATCATTTAGATTATCATGAAGATATGGATGATTATCTTCGTGCTAAGTCCCTATTGTTTGCACAGCTTGGAAACGGGTATAATGTGGAGCGGGAAAAATTCGCTGTTATTAATATTGATTCGCCTGTGGCACCTAAGCTGATCCGTTCCACGGCTAAACCGACTTTAACTTATGGTATTCATGAACAGGCAGATATTATGGCGGCAAACATCCATCTTCACGAAAAAGGTACTTCATTTACGCTGCAAACCCCTAAAGGGACAGTTGAGATTACAAGTCCATTAATGGGCATGTTCAGTGTTTACAATATGCTGGCAGCTGCCGGAGCGGCTCTTGCTGCTGGAATAAGCTTGCAGACGATCAAGCAATCTTTTGCAGAAACAGAAGGAGTACGCGGCCGTTTTGAACCTGTTCTAGCTGGTCAGGAGTTTGGAGTCGTGGTAGATTATGCCCATACACCGGATTCATTGGAGAACGTGCTGAAAACAATGAAGGAATTTTGTTCTGGGCAAATTCGTGTAGTGGTAGGCTGCGGTGGGGACCGTGATCGGACCAAACGTTCGCTCATGGCCGATGTGGCGATGAAATATGGCGATCATATTATTTTCACATCAGACAATCCACGAACAGAAGAGCCTGAGCGAATCCTCTCTGATATGACAGCACATCTGAACGGCAATTTCGAAGTGGAAGAGGACCGGAAGCAGGCCATTGAACAAGCTATTACGAGCTCAAGTGAAGGAGATATGGTGCTGATTGCCGGCAAGGGTCATGAAACGTATCAGGAAGTCAACGGTGTACGGTATGACTTTGATGACCGGGAAGTGGCCAGGGATATTTTATTGAAAGTAAAAGGGAGTCATTCTTAA
- a CDS encoding UDP-N-acetylmuramoyl-tripeptide--D-alanyl-D-alanine ligase, with amino-acid sequence MFTVEELTNVFPKFSGKTEAIALERIMTDTRKESEQSLFVPIVGESFDAHHFVLEAIEQGAVAALWQENYELPENLPSGFPVFFVKDTTAALQQAAKYYLEQVAPIVIGITGSNGKTTTKDLVASILRVKYKTHKTAGNYNNHIGLPLTILAMPKDTEVAVLEMGMNQAGEISLLSQLAKPDHVVITNIGESHIEYLGSRENIKRAKLEILDGWSERGLFVFDGDEPLLAASYGPSAVSCGFFEKSRKQIQNVEMTDHDSSFTFEGIHYHVPLSGRHNVKNASYVIAIATFLGMTPAEINQGFTRLEMSGMRFEKHAGKQGSLIINDAYNASPTSMKAVIEVICHLKQKTHKVLVLGDMFELGDHADELHEAVADAITEQIQAVYTIGDHADKISAAVQEHHPTIEAQHFETKQQLSDQLQDKLTSETVVLIKASRGMKLEKLMKDLTN; translated from the coding sequence ATGTTCACTGTTGAAGAATTAACAAACGTTTTTCCGAAGTTTAGCGGTAAAACAGAGGCTATTGCGCTAGAGCGCATTATGACAGATACGAGAAAAGAATCGGAACAAAGTCTCTTTGTTCCGATTGTCGGGGAGTCATTTGATGCCCATCATTTTGTATTAGAAGCTATTGAGCAAGGAGCGGTCGCCGCTCTATGGCAGGAAAACTACGAGCTCCCTGAAAACCTGCCGTCAGGGTTTCCGGTATTTTTTGTAAAGGATACAACTGCTGCGCTGCAGCAGGCCGCCAAATATTACTTGGAACAAGTGGCCCCGATTGTTATCGGGATAACGGGCTCAAATGGGAAAACAACCACGAAAGATCTTGTAGCGTCCATCTTGCGAGTCAAGTATAAAACCCATAAAACAGCAGGAAACTATAATAATCATATTGGATTGCCGCTAACTATCCTCGCCATGCCGAAAGATACAGAGGTGGCTGTGCTTGAAATGGGGATGAATCAGGCAGGTGAAATTTCCCTCCTGTCCCAGCTTGCAAAACCAGATCATGTGGTCATTACGAATATTGGTGAATCTCATATCGAATATTTAGGCTCGCGAGAAAATATTAAGCGCGCTAAACTTGAAATTCTCGATGGCTGGAGTGAGCGGGGATTATTTGTCTTTGACGGTGATGAACCGTTGCTTGCTGCTTCATATGGACCCTCTGCAGTATCCTGCGGGTTCTTTGAGAAATCCCGGAAGCAGATTCAGAACGTGGAAATGACTGATCATGACAGCAGCTTTACTTTTGAAGGTATTCACTATCATGTCCCGCTGTCTGGCAGGCATAACGTTAAAAATGCATCATACGTTATAGCCATTGCTACTTTTTTAGGAATGACGCCAGCGGAAATTAATCAAGGGTTTACCCGCTTGGAAATGTCAGGTATGCGTTTTGAGAAACATGCAGGTAAGCAGGGTTCTCTGATTATTAACGATGCTTACAATGCCTCACCCACTTCAATGAAGGCTGTCATTGAAGTAATTTGTCATTTAAAACAGAAAACACATAAAGTACTTGTGCTAGGAGATATGTTTGAGCTGGGGGACCATGCTGATGAATTACATGAAGCCGTCGCTGACGCGATAACCGAACAAATTCAGGCTGTCTATACGATTGGTGATCATGCTGATAAGATTTCAGCAGCGGTCCAGGAACATCATCCAACCATCGAAGCCCAGCATTTTGAAACAAAACAACAATTGAGTGATCAGCTTCAAGATAAACTAACATCAGAGACCGTTGTATTAATTAAAGCTTCACGGGGTATGAAACTTGAAAAGCTAATGAAAGATTTAACGAACTGA
- the mraY gene encoding phospho-N-acetylmuramoyl-pentapeptide-transferase — protein sequence MNDYILFITMALAFAITVVISPIIIPFLRRLKFGQKIREEGPQSHQKKSGTPTMGGVMILIAITLTTLIIAFWFLPEAEGVKVFIVLFVLLGYGLLGFLDDYIKVAMKRNLGLTSKQKMVGQIVIAIVVYWMLKQNDFPTYITLPGTSLEFELGWGYGLLILIMLVGGSNAVNLTDGLDGLLAGTAAIAFGAFGILAWNGEADTVVAIFSLAVVGALLGFLVFNAHPAKVFMGDTGSLALGGAIAIIAVLTKLELLLVIIGGVFVIETLSVIIQVISFKTTGKRVFKMSPLHHHYELKGWSEWRVVTTFWTVGLLFAILGIYIEVMFG from the coding sequence ATGAACGACTACATACTTTTTATAACCATGGCACTAGCTTTCGCTATAACAGTCGTTATATCGCCGATCATTATCCCGTTTTTAAGGCGCCTTAAATTTGGCCAGAAAATCAGGGAAGAGGGTCCACAATCTCATCAGAAGAAATCGGGCACACCTACGATGGGCGGTGTGATGATTCTAATTGCAATCACACTGACTACGCTTATCATCGCTTTCTGGTTTTTACCAGAAGCAGAAGGTGTCAAGGTATTTATTGTGCTGTTTGTCCTACTAGGTTATGGATTATTAGGGTTTCTCGATGATTATATTAAAGTAGCAATGAAACGAAATCTAGGCTTAACCTCTAAACAAAAGATGGTCGGGCAAATTGTGATTGCCATCGTCGTCTATTGGATGTTAAAGCAAAATGACTTCCCCACATACATTACACTCCCTGGAACTTCCCTGGAGTTCGAATTGGGATGGGGATATGGACTATTAATTTTAATCATGCTTGTTGGTGGATCTAATGCTGTTAATTTGACAGATGGCTTAGACGGCCTTCTTGCCGGCACCGCAGCAATTGCTTTTGGAGCATTTGGAATTTTAGCGTGGAATGGCGAAGCTGATACAGTCGTCGCCATCTTTTCGCTTGCTGTAGTCGGAGCACTGTTAGGATTTCTAGTCTTTAACGCCCATCCTGCTAAAGTGTTTATGGGCGATACTGGCTCACTTGCCTTAGGCGGAGCCATTGCGATAATTGCGGTTTTGACTAAACTTGAACTGCTTCTCGTCATCATCGGCGGTGTATTTGTGATTGAAACTCTTTCGGTCATTATTCAAGTCATTTCCTTTAAAACGACGGGCAAGCGAGTATTTAAAATGAGTCCTTTACACCATCATTATGAATTAAAAGGATGGTCAGAGTGGCGTGTTGTCACTACATTCTGGACGGTGGGGCTACTCTTTGCCATACTCGGTATTTATATTGAGGTGATGTTCGGATGA